The Strigops habroptila isolate Jane chromosome 8, bStrHab1.2.pri, whole genome shotgun sequence genome includes a window with the following:
- the LOC115611120 gene encoding FRAS1-related extracellular matrix protein 1-like produces METHIQKANRYGDSPRRCFSMVLSPLCSSLISNHFWKQSENQSLFTETSHKFSLLQRCNQKVRSTQFLLQHSTNGLSDARCSKTGDIVLLAKPVTLTEGDRVTLTTDVPVATDGTSKPEKLLYAVSLPPVHGQIEHINYPGVPISSYSQLDVVAQKVSDVHDNSHGAGKESVR; encoded by the exons ATGGAAACGCATATCCAAAAAGCCAACAGATACGGTGACAGCCCTAGAAGGTGCTTCAGCATG GTCCTCTCTCCTCTGTGCTCCTCCTTGATCTCAAATCACTTTTGGAAACAATCTGAAAACCAGTCCCTGTTCACTGAGACCTCACACAAATTTAGTCTCCTTCAAAGATGCAATCAAAAAGTAAGAAGCACCCAATTTCTTCTCCAACATAGCACAAACGGTTTGTCTGATGCCAGATGCTCCAAGACTG gtgaCATTGTTCTACTCGCCAAACCTGTAACTTTAACAGAGGGTGACAGGGTGACCTTGACGACAGATGTTCCTGTGGCAACAGATGGCACTAGCAAACCCGAGAAGCTGCTGTATGCCGTCTCCCTGCCACCTGTGCATGGTCAGATTGAGCACATCAATTATCCCGGCGTGCCCATTTCCAGTTACAGCCAGTTGGATGTGGTGGCCCAGAAGGTCTCCGACGTCCACGACAATAGCCATGGGGCTGGTAAGGAGTCGGTCAGGTGA